A stretch of the uncultured Fretibacterium sp. genome encodes the following:
- a CDS encoding FeoA family protein, giving the protein MSEMTLADLTPGESGMVVGIEGRGMLAQRLVDMGLYPGVLAKLVRRAPLGDPIEVDAEGALVNLRREEARFVKVKKS; this is encoded by the coding sequence ATGAGCGAGATGACGCTGGCGGACCTGACTCCGGGGGAGTCGGGGATGGTCGTGGGAATCGAGGGCAGGGGTATGCTCGCCCAGAGGCTGGTGGACATGGGGCTCTACCCCGGCGTCCTGGCAAAGCTCGTCCGAAGGGCGCCCCTCGGAGACCCCATCGAGGTAGATGCCGAAGGGGCGCTCGTCAACCTGCGCCGGGAGGAAGCCCGTTTCGTTAAGGTGAAAAAGTCCTGA